A genome region from Haliotis asinina isolate JCU_RB_2024 chromosome 11, JCU_Hal_asi_v2, whole genome shotgun sequence includes the following:
- the LOC137255376 gene encoding histidine-rich glycoprotein-like produces MAHHNDGHHYVAHHNHNHDYNHRKIYMGHQNHSHHSMGHQNDSHDYTAHQNHIHDYNHRKIYMGHQNHSYHSMGHQNDSHDYTAHQNHIHDYNHRKIYMGHQNHSHHSMGHQNDSHDYTAHQNHIHDYNHRKIYMGHQNHSHHSMGHQNDSHDYTAHQNHIHDYNHRKIYMGHQNHSHHSMGHQNDSHDYTAHQNHSHYYMGHQNHR; encoded by the coding sequence ATGGCACATCACAATGACGGCCACCACTACGTAgcacatcacaaccacaaccacgACTACAACCACAGAAAAatctacatgggacaccaaaaccacagccatcactccatGGGACATCAGAACGACAGCCACGACTACACAGCACACCAGAACCACATCCACGACTACAACCACAGAAAAatctacatgggacaccaaaaccACAGCTATCACTCCATGGGACATCAGAACGACAGCCACGACTACACAGCACACCAGAACCACATCCACGACTACAACCACAGAAAAatctacatgggacaccaaaaccacagccatcactccatGGGACATCAGAACGACAGCCACGACTACACAGCACACCAGAACCACATCCACGACTACAACCACAGAAAAatctacatgggacaccaaaaccacagccatcactccatGGGACATCAGAACGACAGCCACGACTACACAGCACACCAGAACCACATCCACGACTACAACCACAGAAAAatctacatgggacaccaaaaccacagccatcactccatGGGACATCAGAACGACAGCCACGACTACACAGCACACCAGAACCACAGCCactactacatgggacaccagaaccaCAGATAA